CCCAGTGACACAtgatttacccatgtaacaaacctgtaaataaaataaaatttgaaataaaaataaaataaaacttgataaAGTACTTGAATCCTTTTTTGACTCAAACCTTTTTGAAAGCCATTTGGCAGTatttataaaaactaaatatcATGTCTACCCTATTTTCGGGCAAGTCCACATCtagttatatacccaaaagaaatgttTCCATAGTTCAACCAAAATACAtgttcacaaatgttcatagaagcTTTATTAATAATAAGCAAAAACTCAAAACTAACTCTTCATTAACAGGATAAATAACTGCATATTCACATAATGGGATACTacacaaagacaaaataataatgttaatctCTGCATACATGCAACAATACAGATGAGTATCACAGCCTTTATGTTGGggaaaagaaaccagaaacagTACAGTGCATGTTGATATGAATAGTGGCTAGCTCTGGGAGTGGGCATTGAGAGAGGGTAGTGTTCACTGGAAATGAACAAGAGAAAACCTCCTAAGGTGGTTGAAAGCATTTTACATCTTAATCCAGGTTGTGGTTACACAGGcacatacatatgaaaaattTCAATGAGCAATACACTTAAAATTTGTACACTTTACTGTATGTTAGCCTACAACATTTTATAAAGGtagtgtctattttattttattactgataTTGGACTGCATACCCACCACACCCACCCCACTCCCAAATTATAGGTCCCTTGGATTCAGTGGTCTATTCAATCCCATCTAAACCACAATCCCGCCACTGTACACTAATTCGTTTCATTTCACCAACATTGAACAGAATCATTGTAGTGCAAACTAAACATTTCTGCAAACTTCCCTTATTTACCAGTAGAAGGGGACTTCCCTACAGAAAAGTTCCtaagtaaaaatatttccctAGCATTTCACTTATCATTGCTTCTCAAAGAAAGTTTACCACTCCTAGGGGGTTTAGATTCTTTATATACAGCTATATTTCCCTTTACATGATATTAGGGATTTATTAGCTTATCTAGAGAGCACCATTGCTTCACCACATGTCCCATGATTGAAATATAATGGCTTTCTGCAAGGCCTGAAAATTTAATATCAACTGCCTCTTCTAATAAGCAActacggccgggcacagtgactcacgcctgtaatcccagcactttgggaggctgaagcaggtggatcatgaggtcaggagtttgagaccagcctcaccaagagaccagcctggacaatatggtgaaactccatctctactaaaaataaaaaaattagccgggtgtggtgatgggcgcctttaatcccagctactcgggaggctgaggaaggagaattgcttgaacccaggaggcggaggttgctgtgagccaataattgcgccactgcactccaacctaggcaacagagcgagattctgactcaatataaataaataaataagcaactgCTTGGTGATTCCCTGATATGTGCCCCAAACTATTTTCTGCTCTGTTACTTCCTCTAGACCAGTGTCATCCAGTAGAAAATAATGCAAACCATGCatgcaattttaaattttctggtacatatattaaaaaactgaagaaaaattattttaatgatatattttatttaacataatatatccaaaatgttatttcaacatataattaatataacaATTATCAAtgggggctgggctcagtggctcaagtctgtaatcctagcactttgggaggccgaggcgggtggattgcctgagctcaggagttaagaccagcctgagcaacatggtgaaaccctgtctctactaaaatacaaaaaaaaaaaaaaaaaaaaaagaagattatcAATgggatgttttatattttttataataattctttaaagatctaatgtgtattttatacttacagtgCGTACTTACAGTATGTATCAATATGGATGATCACTTTTCAAGTGTTCAATAGCCATGCATGGCTAGTCACTACCATATTGGATAGTGCAGCTCCCAACCATCTTGAACTACATATTTCTCCAGAAGACCTCTAACACCCAAGTTAACCCTTGAAATGAAACTCCAAATGCTGTCTCTGTTGGTCTTAAAATAACATATGACACCTCCACCTAGCATCTTTACatccttttgaattttaaatctCTCCCTTGGAAGTTCTAAACCATTAAACTAGTTCTAAACCCTAGGGTTCCACTCACCAAGTCAGTGGGCCCCACGCTTACTTCTATATGAAACCTAACATACTTCCCACTTACACATTATAAAATTCATCAAACACTGATCTTGTCATTTTGCCAAGACCACCTCAACAAAACGTTTCACCTCCTACGTTCTTGCAAAAAGTGATACATTAAAATTATCCTGTGAAAAATAGCATGAAATTACTGTGAATATATTTAGAACTTAAATTGGTTAGGTCAACTAGCATGTGAAATGAAATCTTCCAAAAAGAGATGAGACAATAAAGAATAGCATAAAGGAAAACAATGTGGATTGGGATTCAAGCTGGGATTCCAGTCCCAGGTCTGGCACTAGGTAATTTTATGTTCCTGGACAAATATACAAAtacttctgagtctccaatgtgtGGTGTATTATATAAAGGGGAAAGATAAAATTATTCCTAAGCTCCATTCAACACTGAATATTCCATAGGTGTAGAAGTTTCTTCATAAAACAGGGAAGagatgggggtgagggtggggaagaATAAATCCACTCGGAAAAGAGAGTTAAAATTTTCTCTGTATACAGGATGGAAAGCACTGGAATCTTAGAttcttcattgaaaaaaaaatcatcacaaaaacaatctgatttttaaaaatcctagtatctcttttctcagtttctaaaattttttttcaagaaaagctTATTCCGGAAAAGGGTCTCTTCAGGGCAAGTTTGACATCCCTATTCCTCAGGCTATAGATTAATGGGTTAAACATGGGTACCACAGTGGTATAGAACAGGGAGGACACTTTCCCCTGGTCCAGGGGCAAAATGGAAGGGGGTTTGAGGTACATAAAAGCTCCTGacccaaagaaaagagaaactgcAATTATGTGGGAGCTGCAGGTACTGAAGGCTTTAGACCTGCCCTCAGCAGAACTAATGCAGAGAATGCTGGAAAGAATAAAACCATAAGAGATAAAAATGGCAACAATGGGCACCCCAATGCCAATGGTCACAACAATAAAGATGACCAGGACATTTATGTAAGAGCCGTTACAGGAGAGCTCAAGAAGGGGAAGGATGTCACACATGTAGTGATTGACAAGGTTGTCTGCACAAAAGGTAAGAAACACTATATTTCCTGTATGAGCCACAGCCCCAAAAACCCCCATCCCGTAGACACCCAACAAAAGGAGCAAACACGCCTGGGGAGACATGGTGACCGTGTACAACAGTGGGTTACAGATGGCCATGTAGCGGTCATACGCCATCGCTGACAGGATGAAGGactcagaaaagacaaagaaacagaagaagaagagCTGAGTCATACACCCTGTGAAGGAAATAATATTCTTCCTTGAGACAAAacttatcagcattttgggaatgATGGCAGTAGAGAAACTAAAATCTATGAGGGACAAGTTGAAGAGGAAAAAGTACATGGGAATATGCAGGTGAGAGTTGAGCCCTATCAGGGTTATCAAGCCCAGGTTCCCCACCACCGTGACCATGTAGAAACCTAGAAACAGGAGGAAAAGGGGGATCTGGAGTCCCGGCTGGTCGGTTAAGCCTGAGAGGATAAACTCTGTCACGGAGGAGGAGTTCTCGGCAGCCATTCTCTTCTAGGAAGAGCTGTGAAGGAAAAAGTCACTGAGAGAACaagaaagagagaatcctccc
This portion of the Macaca mulatta isolate MMU2019108-1 chromosome 14, T2T-MMU8v2.0, whole genome shotgun sequence genome encodes:
- the LOC715861 gene encoding olfactory receptor 8B12-like produces the protein MAAENSSSVTEFILSGLTDQPGLQIPLFLLFLGFYMVTVVGNLGLITLIGLNSHLHIPMYFFLFNLSLIDFSFSTAIIPKMLISFVSRKNIISFTGCMTQLFFFCFFVFSESFILSAMAYDRYMAICNPLLYTVTMSPQACLLLLLGVYGMGVFGAVAHTGNIVFLTFCADNLVNHYMCDILPLLELSCNGSYINVLVIFIVVTIGIGVPIVAIFISYGFILSSILCISSAEGRSKAFSTCSSHIIAVSLFFGSGAFMYLKPPSILPLDQGKVSSLFYTTVVPMFNPLIYSLRNRDVKLALKRPFSGISFS